One region of Intestinimonas massiliensis (ex Afouda et al. 2020) genomic DNA includes:
- the rapZ gene encoding RNase adapter RapZ, with the protein MKFILISGLSGAGKSKAASFLEDMGYYVVDNMPAALIPKFAELCMASPGRYDKVVLVTDIRGGQTFDGLFDALDKLHDMGCDYKILFVEASVEAIIKRYKETRRNHPLSKTGRSLEEAVQLERSALEPVRQRAEYIVDTSALPTAKLRGEMLRLFGSGDTASAMSVSVISFGFKYGIPIEADLVFDVRFLPNPYYIAELRHQTGLDQGVWDFIFGYQQTRDFMKHLEGLIGFLLPLYVEEGKTALVIGVGCTGGHHRSVAITRALAEFIRQKGYSAAENHRDMTRE; encoded by the coding sequence ATGAAATTTATCCTGATCTCCGGCCTGTCCGGAGCCGGAAAAAGTAAAGCCGCCTCCTTTCTGGAGGATATGGGCTACTACGTGGTGGACAACATGCCCGCCGCGCTGATCCCCAAGTTTGCGGAGCTGTGCATGGCCTCGCCGGGCCGGTACGACAAGGTGGTGCTGGTCACCGATATCCGGGGCGGGCAGACCTTCGACGGCCTGTTCGACGCCTTGGACAAGCTCCACGACATGGGCTGCGACTACAAGATCCTCTTCGTGGAGGCGTCGGTGGAGGCCATCATAAAGCGCTATAAGGAGACCCGGCGTAACCATCCGCTGTCCAAGACCGGCCGCTCCCTGGAGGAGGCCGTCCAACTGGAGCGGAGCGCCCTGGAGCCGGTCCGGCAGCGGGCGGAGTACATTGTGGATACCTCGGCCCTGCCCACCGCCAAGCTGCGGGGGGAGATGCTCCGGCTGTTCGGCAGCGGCGATACCGCCTCGGCCATGAGCGTCTCCGTCATCTCCTTTGGATTCAAGTACGGCATTCCCATCGAGGCCGACCTGGTCTTTGACGTGCGGTTTTTGCCCAACCCCTACTATATTGCCGAGCTGCGGCACCAGACCGGGCTGGACCAGGGGGTGTGGGATTTTATCTTCGGCTACCAACAGACCCGGGACTTCATGAAGCACCTGGAGGGTCTGATCGGCTTTCTGCTGCCCCTGTATGTGGAGGAGGGCAAGACAGCCCTCGTCATCGGGGTGGGCTGTACCGGCGGCCACCACCGCTCGGTGGCTATCACCAGGGCTCTGGCGGAATTTATCCGGCAGAAGGGCTACAGCGCCGCAGAGAACCATCGGGACATGACCAGGGAATGA
- a CDS encoding gluconeogenesis factor YvcK family protein: MTELYGRNDRRWELGPKITAIGGGTGLSTMLRGLKNYTRNLTAVVTVADDGGGSGVLRQDLGMPPPGDIRHCMEALANVEPVMGELLSYRFPKDSGALGGQSFGNLILAALNGISPSFDQAVARMSEVLAITGRVLPVTNENIQLEATFENGSHVVGESRIFQFKKEQDCRIGHVRLLPEHPPALPATLQAIDEADLILLGPGSLYTSVIPNLLVDGVSEAIRRSDALKVYICNIMTQDGETEDMTASDHVAALLAHGGTGLVDVCLCNSAPVRPGLLERYREEDAVPIRVDRDRIEAMGVEVVERPLASETSDYARHSIARLSAAVMELFGERAVRVAPDREWERGAYILEE, translated from the coding sequence ATGACCGAACTCTACGGCCGGAACGACCGGCGCTGGGAGCTGGGCCCGAAGATCACCGCCATCGGCGGCGGTACCGGATTGTCCACCATGCTCCGGGGATTGAAGAACTATACCCGCAATCTGACCGCCGTGGTCACCGTGGCCGACGACGGCGGCGGCTCCGGCGTGCTGCGCCAGGACCTGGGGATGCCCCCGCCGGGGGACATCCGCCACTGCATGGAGGCCCTGGCCAACGTGGAGCCCGTCATGGGAGAGCTGCTGTCCTACCGCTTTCCCAAGGACTCCGGCGCCTTGGGCGGCCAGTCCTTTGGCAACCTGATCCTGGCCGCGCTGAACGGCATCTCCCCCTCCTTCGATCAGGCGGTGGCCCGGATGAGCGAGGTGCTGGCCATCACCGGCCGGGTGCTTCCGGTGACCAACGAGAACATCCAATTGGAGGCCACCTTTGAAAACGGCAGCCACGTGGTGGGGGAGTCCCGCATCTTCCAGTTCAAGAAGGAGCAGGACTGCCGCATCGGGCATGTCCGGCTCCTGCCGGAGCATCCCCCGGCCCTGCCCGCCACCCTTCAGGCCATCGACGAGGCCGACCTCATCCTGCTGGGGCCCGGCAGCCTCTACACCAGCGTGATCCCCAACCTGCTGGTGGACGGCGTGTCGGAGGCCATCCGGCGCTCGGACGCTCTGAAGGTGTATATCTGCAACATTATGACTCAGGACGGGGAGACCGAGGACATGACGGCCTCCGACCATGTGGCGGCGCTGCTGGCCCACGGAGGGACAGGTCTGGTGGACGTATGCCTTTGCAACTCCGCTCCGGTGCGCCCCGGATTGCTGGAGCGCTACCGGGAGGAGGATGCCGTGCCCATCCGGGTGGACCGGGACAGGATCGAGGCCATGGGGGTGGAGGTGGTGGAGCGCCCGCTGGCCTCCGAGACCTCGGACTATGCCCGGCATTCCATCGCCCGGCTGTCCGCCGCCGTTATGGAGCTCTTCGGGGAGCGGGCCGTCCGGGTGGCCCCGGACCGGGAGTGGGAACGGGGCGCCTATATCCTGGAGGAGTGA
- the whiA gene encoding DNA-binding protein WhiA, whose translation MSFSAQVKEELCRTPLSRRCCARAEAYGILLFCHSFTAAEIKIVTSAPVFAKRLPALFRKAFKVDFDRSPEPAETGKRIFLITDPGKLAAIREAYGSDPAVSLANHINFAVLEEDHDRAAFLRGAFLAGGSVNDPTKSYHLELVTSHYSVSRELAALLPEAGFEPKQTTRKSNYVTYFKPSETIADFLTAVGAPLAAMEVMNAKLEKHLRGSVNRRVNCDSANLDKAVDAALLQVEAIQRYSAIHGLDALPDKLRETARLRAENPELTLAQLAALCDPPVTKSCLNHRLRKLMELAKE comes from the coding sequence ATGTCCTTTTCTGCGCAAGTCAAAGAGGAGCTGTGCCGGACCCCGCTGTCCCGCCGGTGCTGCGCCCGGGCGGAGGCCTACGGAATCCTCTTGTTCTGCCACAGCTTTACCGCCGCTGAGATCAAAATCGTCACCAGCGCTCCGGTCTTTGCCAAGCGTCTGCCCGCCCTCTTCCGCAAGGCGTTCAAGGTGGACTTCGACCGGAGCCCCGAACCGGCCGAGACCGGGAAGCGGATCTTTCTCATTACGGACCCGGGGAAGCTGGCGGCCATCCGGGAGGCCTACGGCTCCGACCCGGCAGTGAGTCTGGCCAACCACATCAACTTTGCCGTGCTGGAGGAGGACCACGACCGCGCGGCCTTTCTGCGGGGGGCTTTTTTGGCGGGGGGGTCGGTGAACGACCCGACCAAGAGTTACCACCTGGAGCTGGTGACCTCCCATTACAGCGTGAGCCGGGAGCTGGCGGCCCTGCTGCCCGAGGCCGGCTTTGAACCCAAGCAGACCACCCGGAAGTCCAACTATGTCACCTATTTCAAGCCCAGCGAGACCATCGCGGACTTTTTGACGGCCGTCGGGGCCCCGCTGGCCGCCATGGAGGTCATGAACGCCAAGCTGGAGAAGCATCTGCGGGGGAGCGTGAACCGCCGGGTGAACTGCGACTCGGCCAATCTGGACAAGGCGGTGGACGCCGCCCTGCTCCAGGTGGAGGCCATCCAGCGGTACAGCGCCATCCACGGGCTGGACGCCCTGCCGGACAAGCTGCGGGAGACCGCCCGGTTGCGGGCGGAGAACCCGGAGCTCACCCTGGCTCAGCTCGCCGCCCTCTGTGACCCGCCGGTGACCAAGTCCTGCCTCAACCACCGTCTGCGCAAGCTGATGGAGCTGGCGAAAGAGTAG
- a CDS encoding helix-turn-helix domain-containing protein, which yields MARQMPKAFPQGGLIPPEEVKEKGPPQNAEHSVERHLPVTKSCLNHRLRKLMELARG from the coding sequence TTGGCGCGTCAAATGCCGAAGGCGTTTCCGCAGGGCGGATTGATTCCGCCCGAGGAAGTGAAAGAAAAGGGGCCCCCACAGAATGCGGAGCATTCTGTGGAGAGACACCTGCCGGTGACAAAATCCTGCCTGAACCACCGGTTGCGCAAGCTGATGGAACTGGCGAGGGGGTGA
- a CDS encoding DNA polymerase III subunit alpha, translating to MSFVHLHVHTEYSLLDGACRIPRLMERVKALGQEAVAITDHGTMYGVVDFYKAAKAAGVKPIIGCEVYVAPRTRFDKEHDRDKHPYHLILLCRNEEGYRNLSHMVSQSYTEGFYVRPRIDKELLRAHSGGLIALSACLSGEVPRLLLGGNYDAARQAALEMRELFGPDNYYLELQDHALPRDRELIQGLVRLHEETGIPLVATNDAHYLTRDDAEMQDVLMCIQMGKTVDDPGRMRMETQELYVKSEEEMRALFSDWPEAVENTARIADACQVEFEFGKYHLPEFKLPEGYTDGDAYFEKLCLDGFRRRYPEEPEDYRRQLQYEMDMIRKMGFVDYFLIVSDFIGYAKRKGIPVGPGRGSAAGSIVSYCLNITDVDPTKYGLYFERFLNPERVTMPDIDIDFCIRRRQEVIDYVCRKYGSDHVAQIVTFGTMAARGAIRDVGRALNFPYAEVDNIAKQVPSGPNNLHITLDEALKLSKPLRELYEGDTRVKTLIDTARSIEGMPRHASTHAAGVVITRLPVADYVPLAKNDESVVTQYTMTTLEELGLLKMDFLGLRNLTVLDDTVRMVREKEPDFRMEAIPDNDPAVFQMLSEGRTSGVFQMESPGMTGVCVGLKPQNIEDITAIIALYRPGPMDSIPRFIACKHDPSLVRYKHPLLEPILSVTYGCIVYQEQVIEIFRKLAGFSLGQADMVRRAMSKKKRAQIEKERGAFIYGDAERNISGCIANGVPEQTAKDIYDEINDFANYAFNKAHAVCYAIVAYQTAWFKVHYTREYMAALLTSVLDSQAKVAEYITECRDNGIQLMPPDINESGADFTVAGEYIRFGLVAVKGVGRGFINGLLEEREKGGPFTSFPDFCQRLIDNDMNRRVVESLIKCGAFDSMGYRRSQLLQVYGPVIDSIAQQRRKNLEGQFDLFGGGGAEESALPELVLPNIPEFTRHERMTMEKETTGLYLSGHPMDEYREAVKRARAVPIGAVMADFAREDGPETYRDEQRLTLAGVVSASKTKTTKNNTLMAYVTLEDDTGSMELLVFARVLGECGSYLKEGMAVAASGRISVRDEKEPQMLVDSVRPLGDDAGAVPEKPKGKRLYIRLASQADPLFRHIQLLLVMFPGEEPLKIKLVDTGQWMTLPCVVHPALVRELRELLGEENVVLK from the coding sequence ATGTCCTTTGTCCATCTCCACGTACATACGGAATATTCCCTGCTGGACGGCGCCTGCCGCATCCCCAGGCTCATGGAGCGGGTCAAGGCGCTGGGTCAGGAGGCGGTGGCGATCACCGACCACGGGACCATGTACGGCGTGGTGGACTTTTACAAGGCGGCCAAGGCGGCCGGCGTGAAGCCCATCATCGGCTGCGAGGTCTATGTGGCCCCCCGCACCCGCTTCGACAAGGAGCACGACCGGGACAAGCACCCCTACCACCTCATCCTGCTCTGCCGTAACGAGGAGGGCTACCGCAATCTGAGTCACATGGTGTCCCAGTCCTATACCGAGGGCTTTTACGTCCGGCCCCGCATCGACAAGGAGCTGCTGAGGGCCCACAGCGGCGGCCTCATCGCCCTGTCGGCCTGCCTGTCCGGGGAGGTGCCCCGGCTGCTCCTGGGGGGCAACTACGACGCGGCCCGGCAGGCAGCGCTGGAGATGCGGGAGCTCTTCGGGCCGGACAACTACTATCTGGAGCTCCAGGACCACGCCCTGCCTAGGGACCGGGAGCTGATCCAGGGGCTGGTGCGGCTCCACGAGGAGACCGGCATCCCGCTGGTGGCCACCAACGACGCCCACTACCTGACCCGGGACGACGCCGAGATGCAGGACGTGCTCATGTGCATCCAGATGGGCAAGACGGTGGACGACCCCGGACGGATGCGGATGGAGACCCAGGAGCTTTACGTCAAATCGGAGGAGGAGATGCGCGCTCTGTTTTCCGACTGGCCCGAGGCGGTCGAAAACACCGCACGGATCGCCGACGCCTGCCAGGTGGAGTTCGAATTCGGAAAATACCACCTGCCGGAGTTCAAGCTCCCGGAGGGGTACACCGACGGGGACGCCTACTTTGAAAAACTGTGTCTGGACGGTTTCCGCCGGCGCTATCCCGAGGAGCCGGAGGACTACCGCCGGCAGCTACAGTATGAGATGGACATGATCCGGAAGATGGGGTTTGTGGATTACTTCCTCATCGTTTCGGACTTTATCGGCTACGCCAAGCGCAAGGGCATTCCGGTGGGGCCGGGCCGCGGCTCGGCGGCGGGCTCCATCGTGTCCTACTGCCTGAACATCACCGACGTGGACCCCACCAAGTACGGTCTCTATTTCGAGCGGTTCCTGAACCCGGAGCGGGTCACCATGCCCGATATCGACATCGACTTCTGCATCCGGCGGCGGCAGGAGGTCATCGACTACGTCTGCCGGAAGTACGGCTCTGACCACGTGGCCCAGATCGTCACCTTCGGCACCATGGCGGCCCGGGGAGCCATCCGGGACGTGGGCCGGGCCCTGAACTTCCCCTACGCTGAGGTGGATAACATTGCCAAGCAGGTGCCCAGCGGACCCAACAACCTCCACATCACCCTGGACGAGGCCCTCAAGCTGTCCAAGCCCCTGCGGGAGCTGTATGAGGGGGACACCCGGGTCAAGACCCTCATCGACACCGCCCGGAGCATCGAGGGGATGCCGCGTCACGCCTCGACCCATGCCGCCGGCGTGGTCATCACCCGCCTGCCGGTGGCGGACTACGTGCCCCTGGCCAAGAACGACGAGTCGGTGGTCACCCAGTACACCATGACCACCCTGGAGGAGCTGGGCCTCCTGAAAATGGACTTCCTGGGCCTGCGCAACCTGACTGTCCTGGACGACACCGTCCGCATGGTACGGGAAAAGGAGCCGGACTTCCGCATGGAGGCCATCCCGGACAATGACCCGGCGGTCTTTCAGATGCTGTCGGAGGGGCGGACCTCCGGCGTATTCCAGATGGAGTCACCGGGTATGACGGGGGTGTGCGTGGGACTGAAGCCCCAGAACATCGAGGACATCACGGCCATCATCGCCCTGTACCGCCCTGGTCCCATGGACTCCATCCCCCGGTTCATCGCCTGCAAGCACGACCCCAGCCTGGTCCGCTACAAGCACCCTCTGCTGGAGCCAATCCTCTCCGTGACGTATGGGTGCATCGTCTATCAGGAGCAGGTCATCGAGATTTTCCGGAAGCTGGCGGGCTTTTCCCTGGGGCAGGCCGACATGGTCCGCCGTGCCATGTCCAAGAAGAAGCGGGCCCAGATCGAGAAGGAGCGGGGGGCTTTCATTTACGGCGACGCCGAACGAAACATTTCCGGATGTATCGCCAACGGCGTTCCGGAGCAAACTGCCAAGGACATCTACGACGAAATCAACGACTTTGCCAACTACGCCTTCAACAAGGCACACGCGGTCTGCTATGCCATTGTCGCCTACCAGACCGCCTGGTTCAAGGTCCACTACACCCGGGAGTATATGGCGGCTCTGCTGACCTCGGTGCTGGATTCCCAGGCCAAGGTGGCGGAGTACATCACCGAGTGCCGGGACAACGGCATCCAGCTCATGCCGCCGGATATCAACGAATCCGGCGCCGACTTCACCGTGGCGGGGGAGTACATCCGTTTCGGTCTGGTGGCGGTGAAGGGGGTGGGCCGCGGCTTTATCAACGGCCTGCTGGAGGAGCGGGAAAAGGGAGGACCCTTTACCTCCTTCCCGGATTTCTGCCAGCGCCTGATCGACAACGATATGAACCGGCGGGTGGTGGAGAGCCTCATCAAATGCGGCGCATTCGACAGCATGGGCTATCGGCGCTCTCAGCTTCTGCAGGTCTACGGTCCGGTCATCGACAGCATCGCCCAGCAGCGCCGCAAGAACCTGGAGGGCCAGTTCGACCTGTTCGGGGGAGGGGGGGCGGAGGAGAGCGCCCTGCCGGAGCTGGTACTGCCCAATATCCCGGAGTTTACCCGGCACGAGCGGATGACCATGGAGAAGGAGACCACCGGCCTCTATCTCAGCGGCCACCCCATGGACGAGTACCGAGAGGCGGTCAAGCGGGCCCGAGCCGTCCCGATCGGGGCGGTCATGGCGGACTTTGCCCGGGAGGATGGGCCGGAGACCTACCGTGACGAGCAGCGCCTCACCCTTGCGGGGGTGGTGTCCGCCTCCAAGACCAAGACCACGAAGAACAACACCCTTATGGCCTATGTTACGCTGGAGGACGACACCGGCTCCATGGAGCTACTGGTCTTTGCCCGCGTGCTGGGAGAGTGCGGCAGCTATCTCAAGGAGGGCATGGCGGTAGCGGCCTCTGGGCGTATCTCTGTGCGGGACGAGAAGGAACCCCAGATGCTGGTCGACTCTGTGCGGCCCCTGGGGGATGACGCCGGGGCCGTGCCGGAAAAGCCGAAGGGAAAACGGCTTTACATTCGACTGGCCAGCCAGGCGGACCCCCTGTTCCGGCACATCCAGCTTTTGCTGGTGATGTTTCCGGGAGAGGAGCCCCTGAAGATCAAGCTGGTGGACACCGGCCAGTGGATGACCCTGCCCTGCGTGGTCCATCCGGCCCTGGTTCGGGAACTGCGGGAGCTGCTGGGGGAAGAGAATGTGGTGCTGAAATGA
- the cls gene encoding cardiolipin synthase, producing MKKLVSLLFHRVVLVAVFILIQIAVLLVMILRFNSYFVYFYWLCVAVSILAVLWILGNRSDPAYKIAWIVPILIVPIFGGLFYIMFGGNRLSSRTRRRMQGLERKMEEVLRPDFQADELLPIGEDAVHQARYLEHMAHCPVYGNTVTEYFSLGEFCFARMIEELKKAERYIFVEYFIVEEGEMWNAILDILKEKAAQGVDVRLLYDDIGSMFTLPRDYARDLEAKTGIKCCVFNPFVPILTIRLNNRDHRKIMVIDGKVGFTGGINLADEYINAKVKYGHWKDSAIMVRGDAAWSMAVMFLTLWDDVRETLTEDYDQFRPVWAPGEKPEGTQGFVQPYTDNPLDGEAVGQSVYLNLINKARKYVYITTPYLIVDNSMNNALCIAAKSGVDVRIMTPHIPDKRAVFELTRSHYEPLLEAGVKIYEYTPGFVHAKNFAVDDEYGTVGSINLDYRSLFLHFENGVWLCSDPSVLDIKADFLETLEQCQPVTLEQCRALPWWRTLFRSVLRMFAPLM from the coding sequence ATGAAAAAGCTGGTATCTCTGCTGTTTCACCGGGTGGTTCTGGTGGCGGTGTTTATCCTGATCCAGATCGCGGTGCTGCTGGTGATGATCCTGCGCTTCAACAGCTACTTCGTTTACTTTTACTGGCTGTGCGTGGCGGTCAGCATCCTGGCTGTGCTGTGGATTCTGGGGAACCGGAGCGACCCGGCCTATAAGATCGCCTGGATCGTGCCCATCCTGATCGTCCCCATCTTCGGCGGACTGTTCTATATCATGTTTGGAGGAAACCGCCTGAGCAGCCGCACCCGGCGGCGGATGCAGGGGCTGGAGCGGAAGATGGAGGAGGTTCTCCGACCGGATTTCCAGGCCGATGAGCTGCTGCCCATTGGGGAGGACGCCGTCCACCAGGCCCGTTATCTGGAGCATATGGCCCACTGCCCCGTCTACGGCAATACGGTGACGGAGTATTTTTCGCTGGGCGAATTCTGCTTTGCGCGCATGATCGAGGAGCTGAAAAAGGCGGAGCGCTACATTTTTGTGGAGTATTTCATCGTCGAGGAGGGCGAGATGTGGAACGCCATTCTGGATATCCTCAAGGAGAAGGCGGCCCAGGGGGTGGACGTGCGCTTGCTCTATGACGATATCGGCTCCATGTTCACTCTGCCCCGGGACTACGCCAGGGACCTGGAGGCCAAGACGGGCATCAAGTGCTGTGTGTTCAACCCCTTTGTGCCTATCCTGACCATCCGGCTGAACAACCGGGACCACCGGAAGATCATGGTCATCGACGGCAAGGTGGGCTTCACCGGCGGCATCAATCTGGCCGACGAGTATATCAACGCCAAGGTGAAATACGGCCACTGGAAGGACAGCGCCATTATGGTCCGGGGGGATGCGGCCTGGAGCATGGCGGTCATGTTTCTGACCCTCTGGGACGACGTGCGGGAGACCCTGACGGAGGACTATGACCAGTTCCGGCCGGTCTGGGCTCCCGGCGAGAAGCCGGAGGGCACCCAGGGCTTTGTGCAGCCCTATACTGACAACCCCCTGGATGGGGAGGCGGTGGGCCAAAGCGTCTATCTCAACCTGATCAACAAGGCCCGCAAGTATGTCTATATCACCACGCCCTATCTGATCGTGGACAACAGCATGAACAACGCCCTGTGTATCGCCGCCAAGTCCGGTGTGGATGTGCGTATCATGACCCCCCACATTCCCGACAAGAGAGCGGTCTTTGAGCTTACCCGGTCCCACTACGAGCCCCTGTTGGAGGCCGGGGTGAAAATCTATGAATATACCCCTGGCTTTGTCCACGCTAAGAACTTCGCGGTGGATGACGAATATGGTACGGTGGGCTCCATCAATTTGGACTACCGCAGCCTGTTCCTCCACTTTGAAAACGGCGTCTGGCTGTGCAGCGACCCCAGCGTGCTGGATATCAAGGCGGATTTTCTGGAGACGCTGGAGCAGTGCCAGCCGGTGACGCTGGAGCAGTGCCGGGCCCTGCCCTGGTGGCGGACGCTGTTCCGCTCGGTGCTGCGGATGTTTGCCCCGCTGATGTAG
- a CDS encoding putative ABC transporter permease has translation MTEPLLLGYPITQLFLYFIFYSFCGWIWETCYCSFCERHYVPRGFLYGPVCPIYGVGFLLMILFFAPFKDNLVVFYFVAVFVMTAWEYFVGWFLETTTHIKYWDYSHIRFNIKGRVCLPVSLFWGIMSYIAVFLIHPPVARLMHAIPDWVRYLLCGSTLTLLLVDTVTTIRKLALVTKAMDRLQSAGDELRLQLALARADLGDDIAEAGEALRRKLNAARESLPAPVTERLDSLMDNYDELLAKAERHSRRFRNRYAHMTSRRYTLDDVRAAGTQLKERIRSAKAQRKSERQAAKRH, from the coding sequence GTGACGGAACCGCTGCTGCTGGGCTATCCCATCACCCAACTGTTCCTCTATTTCATCTTTTACTCCTTCTGCGGCTGGATTTGGGAGACCTGCTACTGCTCCTTCTGTGAGCGGCACTATGTGCCCCGCGGGTTTCTCTACGGCCCGGTCTGCCCCATCTACGGCGTTGGCTTTCTCCTGATGATCCTTTTTTTTGCCCCCTTCAAGGACAACCTGGTAGTATTCTACTTTGTGGCCGTCTTTGTCATGACCGCCTGGGAATACTTTGTAGGCTGGTTCCTGGAGACCACCACACACATCAAATACTGGGACTACAGCCACATCCGGTTCAACATCAAGGGCCGGGTCTGCCTGCCGGTCAGCCTCTTCTGGGGCATTATGTCCTACATCGCCGTCTTTCTCATTCACCCACCGGTGGCGCGGCTGATGCACGCCATCCCCGACTGGGTGCGTTACCTTCTGTGCGGCTCCACCCTCACCCTGCTGCTGGTGGATACCGTCACCACCATCCGCAAGCTGGCCCTGGTGACCAAGGCCATGGACCGTCTCCAGTCCGCCGGCGACGAGCTGCGGCTCCAGTTGGCCTTGGCCAGAGCCGACCTGGGCGACGACATCGCGGAGGCCGGCGAAGCCCTGCGCCGGAAGCTCAACGCGGCCCGGGAAAGCCTGCCCGCGCCCGTAACTGAGCGGCTGGACAGCCTGATGGATAACTACGACGAACTGCTGGCCAAGGCCGAGCGGCACAGCCGCCGGTTCCGGAACCGCTACGCCCACATGACCTCCCGCCGGTACACCCTGGACGATGTGCGCGCCGCCGGCACCCAGTTGAAGGAGCGTATCCGGTCGGCCAAGGCCCAGCGCAAATCAGAGCGGCAGGCCGCAAAAAGGCATTAA
- a CDS encoding DUF4364 family protein, with protein MPRFGFIHDKLDIKFLILYIMARVAAPIDLPTLTDLTLCDEGVDYFDFAEAVAELVDTDHLTRADDRYAITEKGKRNGGICESSLPYSVRVKCDKNVARLNGQLRRDAQVRAERILRDDGTYTLRLALDDEHGNLLTLELLAATEQQANRLADQFKTHPEQVYNGVLDVLLTDFDEKE; from the coding sequence ATGCCTCGGTTTGGTTTCATCCACGACAAGCTGGATATCAAGTTCCTCATCCTCTATATCATGGCCCGGGTCGCCGCCCCCATCGACCTGCCCACCCTCACCGACCTGACCCTGTGCGACGAGGGCGTGGACTATTTCGACTTCGCCGAGGCCGTGGCCGAGCTGGTGGACACCGACCACCTCACCCGTGCAGATGACCGCTACGCCATCACCGAAAAGGGCAAGCGCAACGGCGGCATCTGTGAGAGCAGCCTGCCCTACTCGGTCCGGGTCAAGTGCGACAAGAATGTGGCCCGGCTCAACGGCCAGCTCCGGCGGGACGCCCAGGTCCGGGCCGAGCGCATTCTGCGGGACGACGGCACCTATACCCTGCGCCTGGCCCTGGATGACGAGCACGGCAACCTGCTCACCCTGGAGCTGCTGGCCGCCACCGAGCAGCAGGCCAACCGGTTGGCTGACCAGTTCAAGACCCACCCGGAGCAGGTCTACAACGGCGTGCTGGACGTGCTGCTCACCGATTTCGACGAAAAGGAGTGA
- a CDS encoding DUF3048 domain-containing protein, with product MRKKLLSLSLALLLALTACSGSQAEGTPAPSPDAAWTPADEPAQVQPVETPEYEGPWNPLTGMPISEEWVDRRPVAIMLNNLKAALPQLGQSKADIIYECLAEGGITRMLGVYQSVEGVGTIGSVRSSRPYYLELALGHDAIYLHAGGSEDAYAKIRSWGVDALDCVRGPYEGKSAGSNLFWRDAGRRKNNGLEHSVVTTGEAIQTYLPASIRRDHEEGYSYPQNFAEDGAPAGGEAAGTVTVPFSSYKTGVFTYDVDSGRYLVEEYGKAYVDGDTGEQVGVTNVLVLRTACKATGDSLGHITVDLTGGGDGWFACGGKLIPICWSKADRNSPLVYTTADGQPLVLGQGSTYVNIIPRENEITWE from the coding sequence ATGAGAAAGAAACTGCTGTCGCTCAGTCTGGCGCTGCTGCTGGCCCTGACGGCCTGCTCGGGCTCGCAGGCGGAGGGCACCCCGGCGCCGTCGCCCGATGCCGCATGGACCCCCGCCGACGAGCCAGCCCAGGTCCAGCCAGTCGAAACGCCGGAATACGAGGGGCCCTGGAATCCGCTGACCGGGATGCCCATCTCGGAGGAGTGGGTGGACCGGCGGCCGGTGGCAATCATGCTCAACAACCTCAAGGCCGCCCTGCCGCAACTGGGGCAGTCCAAGGCGGATATCATTTATGAGTGCCTGGCCGAGGGTGGGATTACCCGAATGCTGGGGGTGTATCAGAGCGTAGAGGGGGTAGGGACCATCGGCTCGGTTCGCTCCTCCCGGCCTTACTACCTGGAGCTGGCTCTGGGGCATGACGCCATCTATCTCCATGCCGGCGGCAGCGAGGATGCCTACGCCAAGATTCGCTCGTGGGGCGTGGATGCGCTGGACTGTGTGCGGGGCCCCTATGAGGGGAAGAGCGCCGGGTCCAACCTGTTCTGGCGGGATGCGGGCCGGCGGAAGAACAACGGCCTGGAGCACAGCGTGGTCACAACGGGCGAGGCGATCCAGACCTATCTCCCCGCCTCCATCCGCCGGGACCATGAGGAGGGCTATTCCTATCCGCAGAATTTTGCCGAGGATGGGGCCCCAGCGGGAGGAGAGGCGGCGGGCACAGTGACCGTGCCGTTTTCCAGCTACAAGACCGGTGTATTTACCTACGATGTGGACAGCGGGAGGTATCTGGTCGAGGAATACGGGAAGGCGTACGTGGACGGCGACACCGGCGAGCAGGTGGGCGTCACCAATGTCCTGGTCCTCCGTACGGCCTGCAAGGCCACGGGGGATAGCCTGGGTCACATCACCGTGGACCTGACCGGCGGGGGAGACGGTTGGTTCGCCTGCGGCGGAAAGCTGATCCCCATCTGCTGGAGCAAAGCTGACCGGAACAGCCCGCTTGTCTATACGACGGCCGACGGCCAGCCCCTGGTGCTGGGCCAGGGCAGTACATATGTGAACATCATTCCCAGGGAGAACGAGATCACCTGGGAATAG